GAGAGTGAATTCATCGAACAGATCATCATTCCTAAACCAACCAACGACAGCTTCCGAGCTTACAAAGTGTCGAAACGTTTAGACGACGACATCTCTGCGGTGTGTGGCGCGTTTGATATTCAAATTGAAGATGGCAAGGTTTCTTACGCTCGTATCGCTTTCGGCGGTATGGCAGCAACGCCTAAGCGTGCAACTCGTTGTGAAAATACGTTATTAGGTAAACCGTGGACAGACGCTAATATTAAGTTAGCGATGCAGGAACTGTATAACGACTTTGAGCCACTATCTGATTTCCGTGCAAGCCAAGAATACCGTTCACTGTCGGCAGCAAATATGTTGCGTCGTTACTTCATTGAACAGCAGAACAAAAACAACCAAATCGAAACAAGGGTAACGTCTTATGTCTAAATCAAATTCCTCTGTTCACAAGAGCAATGCGATGACCCACGAAGAGATGGTTACCATTGCAAAACAAGACCTAAAAACTGGCGTGGGTAAAAGCGTTAAACACGACAGTGCAGCCAAGCAAGTAACGGGCGAAGCGGTATATATTGATGACCGCCTTGAGTTCCCAAATCAGCTGCACGTATACGCACGCCTGAGCACGCAAGCACACGCCAACATCACCAAGATAGATTTATCACCGTGTTACGAATTTGAAGGCGTGGCGATTGCCATTCAAGCCAAAGACGTACCGGGTGAGCTAGATATCGGCGCCATCCTACCGGGTGACCCGCTGCTTGCAGACGGCAAAGTAGAATACTACGGCCAACCTGTGATTGCCGTGGCAGCCAACGATTTAGAAACCGCACGTAAAGCCGCACATGCAGCCATTATTGAATACGAAGAACTACCCGCGATTCTTGATGTCAAAGAAGCGCTAGAGAAAGAGCACTTCGTAACAGAAAGCCACACTCAACAGCGTGGTGACTCGAAAGCCGCATTGGCAAAAGCAAAACACGTAATCTCTGGTGACCTAGAGATCGGCGGACAAGAACACTTCTACCTAGAAACCCAAATCAGTAGCGTGATGCCAACCGAAGATGGCGGCATGATCGTGTACACCTCGACACAAAACCCGACCGAAGTTCAAAAGCTGGTTGCGGAAGTGATTGGCGTACCGATGCACAAAGTCGTGATTGATATGCGCCGTATGGGTGGTGGTTTCGGTGGTAAAGAGACCCAAGCAGCCTCTCCAGCGTGTATGGCTGCGGTGATTGCCCACCTCACAGGCCGACCTACCAAAATGCGTCTGCTGCGTAATGAAGACATGCAGCAAACCGGTAAACGCCACCCGTTCTACAATCAATACACCGTCGGTTTTGACGACAATGGTGTGATTCAAGGTGCCGACATTACCGTTGCAGGTAACTGTGGCTACTCACCAGACTTATCAAGTTCTATCGTCGACCGCGCCATGTTCCACTCAGACAACGCTTATTACCTAGGCGATGCAACTGTGGTCGGTCACCGATGCAAAACCAATACAGCATCGAACACCGCTTATCGTGGCTTTGGTGGCCCGCAAGGCATGATGACCATTGAACACATCATGGACGAGATTGCGCGTTACCTGAAAAAAGATCCTTTGGAAGTACGTAAGGCGAATTACTACGGCGAAGAAGGCCGTAACGTGACCCATTACTACCAAACCGTTGAAGACAACTTTTTACCTGAGATAACCGAACAGCTTGAACGCAGCAGTGACTATCACGCACGTCGTAAAGACATCGCTGAGTTCAACAAGCAAAGCCCTATCTTAAAGAAAGGTCTAGCGATCACACCAGTGAAATTCGGCATCTCGTTTACTGCAACTTTCTTGAACCAAGCAGGTGCGCTCATCCATATCTACACCGATGGCAGTATTCATTTGAATCACGGTGGTACGGAAATGGGGCAAGGCTTGAACATCAAAGTGGCACAAATCGTTGCACAGGAGTTCCAAGTCGATGTCGAACGTATCCAGATCACCGCTACAAACACAGACAAAGTTCCGAACACATCACCAACCGCAGCCTCATCGGGCGCCGACCTCAACGGTAAGGCCGCGCAAAACGCCGCAATAACCATTAAGCAGCGCTTGATAGACTTCGCTTCTTCGCACTTCAAAGTGTGGCCTGAGGAGGTGGTGTTTAAGAACGGTATGGTGCAGATCCGCGATGAGATCATGACCTTCAACTCGTTTGTTGAACTGGCTTGGTTTAACCAAATTTCGCTATCGAGCACGGGCTTCTACCGCACTCCAAAGATCTATTACGATCACGAGAAAGCGCGCGGCCGCCCGTTCTACTACTACGCGTATGGTGCCTCTTGTTCAGAAGTCATCATCGATACCCTAACCGGCGAGAACAAAATTCTGCGTGTCGATATTCTGCATGACGTGGGCGCTTCATTGAACCCTGCAATTGATATCGGCCAAGTTGAAGGTGGCTTTGTGCAAGGTGTCGGTTGGTTAACAACGGAGGAGTTGGTGTGGAACCAGCAAGGCCGATTAATGACCAACGGTCCGGCGAGTTACAAGATCCCTGCGATTGCAGATATGCCGATTGATTTCAGAACGCACCTTTTGGAAAACCGCAGCAACCCAGAAGACACCGTCTTCAACTCGAAAGCCGTGGGTGAACCGCCTTTCATGTTGGGTATGTCGGTATGGAGCGCACTGAAAGATGCGATTAGCTATGTCGCTGTCGACGGCGCGATTCCTAAGCTCAACACACCTGCAACGCCAGAGCGTATTTTGATGGCGATTCAGGAAGTCACTGAAACGGCTCCGACTTCGGTCGATGCTCAATCAGAAACGGCTTAGGGCTCATATCGCTCGTTTAGCGTAGGAAGTTCAGAAGGGATTTAGGAGGACATATGTTTAAGGATAATTGGATTCACGAACTGGCAAAACTGGAAGAGAACTACGAACCGTGTGTGATGGTGACAGTGCTTGAAGACAGAGGCTCAGTGCCGCGTGATGCAGGTACCAAGATGCTTGTCACTCGTGACCGAATCATCGCTACGATTGGTGGTGGTCACCTTGAACATGTGGCCACTAAAATGGCGCGCGAAATGCTGATTGCCAGCGAAAAATCGCTCAAAGTGGAACGCTTCAACCTAGGTGCTCGTTTAGGTCAATGTTGTGGCGGTATGGCTACATTGAGCTTTGAACCGATTGGCACTCAACAGAATCACCTTGTGCTGTTTGGCGCAGGCCACGTAGCCAAAGCGCTGCTACACATTGTCGCAACCTTGCCCTTCCGTGTGACCTGGATTGATGAACGCGAAGAAGTATTCCCTGAAACGCTGCCACACGGTGTGAAAAAACTTGTCTCAGACGATCCAGTCGGCGAAGTAAAACATATGCCGCCGAACAGCTATTACCTAGTGATGACCCACAACCACCAGCTCGATTTCGATTTAACCAAAGCGATTATCGACCGTGAAGACAGCCGTTACTTCGGCATGATTGGTTCGCTCACTAAGCGTAAAAAGTTCGACTTCCGCTTAGAGCAGCGCGGCTATAGCCAAGAGCAAATTGAAACCATGATTTGTCCGATTGGCATTAGTGCGGTGAATGGCAAACATCCGGCTGAAATTGCGGTATCGGTTGCGGGTGAATTGATCGCACACTATCAAGGACAAGCGCTTGAACAAAAGCGCCCAACCAAACAATATCGAAATCAGGATTTGACCGATCAACACAGTCAACCAAGCGACGTAGGCGAACCACCATTGGAAGAGAAGATCGCCTAATACAAGTCGCAAAGCTTCAGTGGCCATAACGTCGCTGAAGTCATTAAAA
This genomic window from Vibrio toranzoniae contains:
- the xdhC gene encoding xanthine dehydrogenase accessory protein XdhC, translated to MFKDNWIHELAKLEENYEPCVMVTVLEDRGSVPRDAGTKMLVTRDRIIATIGGGHLEHVATKMAREMLIASEKSLKVERFNLGARLGQCCGGMATLSFEPIGTQQNHLVLFGAGHVAKALLHIVATLPFRVTWIDEREEVFPETLPHGVKKLVSDDPVGEVKHMPPNSYYLVMTHNHQLDFDLTKAIIDREDSRYFGMIGSLTKRKKFDFRLEQRGYSQEQIETMICPIGISAVNGKHPAEIAVSVAGELIAHYQGQALEQKRPTKQYRNQDLTDQHSQPSDVGEPPLEEKIA
- the xdhB gene encoding xanthine dehydrogenase molybdopterin binding subunit; protein product: MSKSNSSVHKSNAMTHEEMVTIAKQDLKTGVGKSVKHDSAAKQVTGEAVYIDDRLEFPNQLHVYARLSTQAHANITKIDLSPCYEFEGVAIAIQAKDVPGELDIGAILPGDPLLADGKVEYYGQPVIAVAANDLETARKAAHAAIIEYEELPAILDVKEALEKEHFVTESHTQQRGDSKAALAKAKHVISGDLEIGGQEHFYLETQISSVMPTEDGGMIVYTSTQNPTEVQKLVAEVIGVPMHKVVIDMRRMGGGFGGKETQAASPACMAAVIAHLTGRPTKMRLLRNEDMQQTGKRHPFYNQYTVGFDDNGVIQGADITVAGNCGYSPDLSSSIVDRAMFHSDNAYYLGDATVVGHRCKTNTASNTAYRGFGGPQGMMTIEHIMDEIARYLKKDPLEVRKANYYGEEGRNVTHYYQTVEDNFLPEITEQLERSSDYHARRKDIAEFNKQSPILKKGLAITPVKFGISFTATFLNQAGALIHIYTDGSIHLNHGGTEMGQGLNIKVAQIVAQEFQVDVERIQITATNTDKVPNTSPTAASSGADLNGKAAQNAAITIKQRLIDFASSHFKVWPEEVVFKNGMVQIRDEIMTFNSFVELAWFNQISLSSTGFYRTPKIYYDHEKARGRPFYYYAYGASCSEVIIDTLTGENKILRVDILHDVGASLNPAIDIGQVEGGFVQGVGWLTTEELVWNQQGRLMTNGPASYKIPAIADMPIDFRTHLLENRSNPEDTVFNSKAVGEPPFMLGMSVWSALKDAISYVAVDGAIPKLNTPATPERILMAIQEVTETAPTSVDAQSETA